One segment of Macrotis lagotis isolate mMagLag1 chromosome 1, bilby.v1.9.chrom.fasta, whole genome shotgun sequence DNA contains the following:
- the LOC141507740 gene encoding olfactory receptor 51G2-like, with product MLSPNNTTDVPTAFIFIRIPELETLHIWISIPFCLLYLMALIGNSILLLLVRTEQSLREPQFYFLAMLALTDLGLSLSTLPTVLGTFWIGGHQIGLDACLAQMFFIHTLSSVESGILVTMAFDRLVAICSPLSYSQILTNRAICCLGGAAFIRGAVLLAPLPLFLKNFSFCRDNILSHSYCYYPDLLTLACGDITFSSAYGLVFVLCTFAVDALFIIVSYLKILTTVLRLGASDRGLRSMQTCACHLCTVLIFYLPLISLAVMHRYSHGTPPLLFATMSNAYLLLTPLLNPLVYSLKSRQIQAALQRRLWVQRVTAGE from the coding sequence ATGCTGTCTCCCAACAACACCACTGATGTGCCAACTGCCTTCATCTTCATTAGAATCCCTGAACTAGAAACGTTACACATCTGGATCTCTATTCCATTCTGCCTCCTTTATTTAATGGCCCTCATAGGAAACTCTATTCTCCTTCTTCTTGTTAGGACTGAGCAGAGCTTACGAGAGCCTCAGTTCTACTTCCTAGCCATGCTAGCCCTCACTGATCTGGGCCTCTCCTTATCAACTTTGCCAACTGTCCTGGGAACCTTCTGGATTGGTGGGCACCAGATTGGCCTGGATGCTTGTCTAGCACAGATGTTCTTCATTCACACACTCTCTTCTGTGGAGTCAGGAATCCTTGTGACCATGGCTTTTGACCGGTTGGTTGCCATCTGTTCCCCACTGAGCTATTCCCAGATCCTAACTAATCGTGCCATTTGCTGTCTTGGAGGAGCCGCTTTCATACGAGGTGCAGTCTTGCTGGCTCCACTACCTCTCTTTCTCAAGAATTTTTCCTTTTGCAGAGACAATATTCTTTCCCATTCCTATTGCTATTACCCAGACCTGCTGACCTTGGCCTGTGGAGACATTACATTCAGCAGTGCCTATGGTCTGGTTTTTGTTCTCTGTACCTTTGCAGTGGATGCTCTCTTTATTATAGTCTCCTACCTGAAAATCTTGACCACCGTCCTGAGGTTGGGAGCTAGTGACAGAGGCCTGCGATCTATGCAGACTTGTGCCTGCCACCTATGCACAGTGCTCATTTTTTACCTGCCTCTTATCAGCCTGGCTGTGATGCACCGTTATTCCCATGGAACACCCCCCCTCCTTTTTGCTACCATGAGCAATGCCTACCTCCTCCTAACACCACTTCTTAACCCTCTGGTTTATAGTCTCAAGTCCCGGCAGATCCAAGCTGCTCTACAGAGACGTCTCTGGGTTCAGAGAGTCacagctggagaatga